The Rattus rattus isolate New Zealand chromosome X, Rrattus_CSIRO_v1, whole genome shotgun sequence genome has a window encoding:
- the LOC116889226 gene encoding ferritin light chain-like: MSAWSHQNYTTEVEATIDRLINMHLEASDRYLSLGFVFKDDSSVAGLVHFFRDLSEEKRQAAYLLLMQTRQSDYGHFSNGPTVPSYQCDGSLDAMETTLALEKNLNQVLLDLHALGSSNGDFQLCHFLEKHFLEKEMNLIKKISDYLTSLRQQVNEEESLSECLLKRLTLNSD, from the coding sequence ATGAGTGCCTGGagccatcagaattacaccactgAGGTAGAGGCCACGATCGATCGCCTGATCAACATGCATCTGGAGGCCTCAGATAGGTATCTCTCTCTGGGATTCGTTTTCAAAGATGACAGCTCCGTGGCAGGCCTGGTTCACTTCTTCCGAGATCTGTCTGAAGAGAAGCGTCAGGCTGCCTATCTACTCCTGATGCAAACTCGACAGAGCGACTACGGCCACTTCTCTAATGGGCCCACGGTGCCCTCATATCAGTGTGATGGGAGCCTGGATGCTATGGAAACTACCTTGGCCTTGGAGAAGAACCTGAACCAAGTCCTTCTGGATCTGCACGCCCTGGGTTCATCCAACGGAGACTTCCAACTCTGCCACTTCCTGGAGAAGCACTTCTTAGAGAAGGAGATGAATCTCATCAAGAAGATTAGCGACTACCTGACCAGCCTCCGCCAGCAGGTCAACGAGGAGGAAAGCCTGAGTGAGTGTCTCCTCAAAAGGCTCACACTGAACAGCGACTAG